The genomic stretch CTTATGGCTGACGGCCGACTGCGACAGGCCGAGTACTTCGGCCGCGCGCGTCACACCGCCATGCTTCTCGATCGCGACCAGTGCGCGCAAGGCGTCGACATCCAGGCGGCGGCTGATCACTCCGGCCATGACAATCCTCGCTCGAAACCAACCAGATGCGCCAATTTCTGATCCCCTCATGCCTCTTAGGCAAGTTGGTATGCTGGTTTTCGGGTAATTTCATGATCATATCGAAATTTGTCATGTGCAAAGGCGTGTGCGTGCCGTCAATAGTCCGCGCCAAAATCGGCCGTGATCCGCTTGCGGTCACAGGCGGCTGACCAAAGAGATGACATGACGCACACCACAGCCCATCGCCTCGTGTGGCCAATGATGGCGACGGCGCTGGTCGTCAGCTGGAGTTCCGGCTTCGTCGGCATCCGCTACGCCAGCGAGAATGCCGATGTCATGCTCGTGCTGTTCTGGCGGACACTGATGTCCGGATTGACACTCCTGCCGTTTGCTCTCCTGATCGGACCGCACATAAGCGCCCGTGCCCTGGTCCAGCAGATGGTCTTCGGCGTGGCGATGATGTTCCTCTATCTCGGCGGATTCGCGCTTGCCATCGGCCAGCGCGTGCCGACCGGCCTTGTCGCGCTGATTTCAGATCTTGTGCCTCTCGCCATCGCGGCCTTGTCGCAGCCGGTTCTGGGACACCGGCTGACTGGGAGACAATGGATCGGAACGGCACTGGGCGTGACCGGCGTTCTCATCGTCTCGGTGGACAGCCTGAGCCTCGGGACGGCCCCGGCCTGGGCATATCTGTTGACGGTCGCTTCCATGATGGTTCTGGCGCTGGCCACCCTGATGCAGAAGCGGATGGGGACGATCCATATGCCCATCCATCAGAGCCTGTGCATTCAATGCCTGACGGCAGCAATCCTTTTCGCCGCCTGCGCAAAATGGAATGGCGGGCTGATGCCGCCGCTCGATGCCCGGTTCGGATTCGGCATCGCCTGGCTGGTGCTGTTTTCGACTTTCTTCTGCTACAGCGCCTACTATGCAAGCCTGCGCCTCTACACCGCCTCGCAGGTCAGCAGCGTCATCTATCTCAGCCCACCGGTGACGATGCTGTGGGGCTGGTCGGTGTTCGGCGAGCCGCTTTCAAAGGCGATGTTGGTTGGCCTTGCGGTGACATTGTTCGGCGTCTGGTTCACCTCGTCGGGCAGCGCGGCGTCGAAGAACTTTCAGCTCAGCCGGCAGCAGAGCGGCTGATCCCCGAGGCGAAATCGACCTGATGATTGATGGCGATCCACGCCGGCGCCGCTTCGCTCACGGACATCAAGGAGGCAAACCCATGAAGCTCACAGATTTCAAAGCCCTGACCTTTGACTGCTACGGCACCTTGATCGATTGGGAATCCGGCATGATCGACGGGCTGAAGCCGCTGACCGAACGGGCCCCCCGCGGCTTGAGCCGGAACGACATTCTGGAGGCGCACGCCCGGCACGAAGCCAGCCAGCAGAAATGGACGCCGGGGAAACGCTACCGCGACCTTCTGGCGATCGTTTACAAGCGACTTGCGGAGGAGTGGGGTGTCATCGTCACGCCCGGGGAATGTGTGGCGTATGGCGAAAGCGTGAAGGACTGGCCGGCTTTTGCCGACTCCGCGGATGCCTTGCAGTACCTCAAAAAGCACTACAAGCTGATCATCCTTTCCAACGTCGACAACAAAAGCTTCTCGTTCAGCAACAGGAAGCTCGGCGTGGATTTCGACGCGATCTATACGGCGGAAGATATCGGCTCCTACAAGCCGTCCCTGGGGAATTTCGACTATATGCTCGAAAAGCTCGGTACAATCGGCATAGAGAAGCGAGAGATCCTGCACACCGCGGCAAGCATGTTCCACGATCACGCTACGGCCAACCGCAGCGGCCTGACATCGTGCTGGATCCATCGGCGGCATGCGGATCGGGGCTTCGGCGCCACGATGAACCCCGGCGACGTGCCGACCGTGGATTTCCGCTTCGACAGCATGGCGGACCTCGTGAAGGCGCACGCTGAGGAAATTGCGGGGGGCTGATATCAGAGCCGCAACACAGCCTAGTGCGTGACAGGACGCGCCGGCGTCCCCGCCAGTTGCGCCCGCGCATCGCTGATCGAGGCGGCATAGGTCACCAGCGGGCGCTTGACGCCGTGGTTGATCAGCATGCGTCGTATCTGCGGCGCCGCACCCGCTATGACGAAGCGGATCCCGGCGCGCCTGGCCTTGTGGGCCGCGCTTTCGATGACATTGGCGGCGGTCGAATCGAAGAGCGGCACGGCGGAACAATCGAGGATAAAGTTCTTGCGCTGGTCGGCGATGCGGTCGAGCACGCTGCCGACAGTGGAGGCGGCGCCGAAGAAGAAGGCGCCGGAGATGCGGTAGACGATGGTGTCGGCGTCGCTCGCCTCACTGGCATCGTAGGCGCCGGCGGCGTTGACGGTGTCGGCGACGTCGTCCTGCACCAGGTCCGCCTCGACCGCGACGGACTTGGCCATGCGGTCGATGAACAGGATCGAGCCCAGCGCGAAGCCGACGACGATGCCTTCGGTCAGGTCGCGGAAGACGACGATCAGGAAGGTCGCCATCAGCACCAGCGCATCGCCGCGCGATGCGCGCAGCAGCGTCGCGAAGGCCTGCTTCTCGAACATGTTCCAGCAGACCACCGCCAGCACGCCGGCAAGGGCGGCAAGCGGGATGTAGCTGGCCAGCGGGGCCGCCACCAGCATGAAGACCAGCAGGAACAGCGAATGCAGCATGCCTGAGACCGGCCCATGCGCGCCGGCCCGCACATTGGTGGCGGTGCGGGCTATGGTGCCGGTGGTGCAAATGCCGCCGAACAGCGCCGAAGCGATGTTGGCGAAACCTTGCGCCACCAGTTCGCAATTGGAACGATGGCGCCGTCCAGTCATGCCGTCGGCGACGACGGCAGACAGCAAGGATTCGATGGCGCCGAGCAAGGCAAAGGCAATGGCGTCCGGCAGCACCGCGACCGCCTTGCCCAGGCTGAGCGCCGGCAGCGCCGGCCATTGCAGGCTGCGCGGAATGCCGCCATAGCGCGTGCCGATGGTTTCCGCCGGCAGTGCCAGCAGCGCCACCACCAGCGAGGCGAGCCCTACGGCGATCAGCATGCCCGGCCAGCCCGGCCGCCAGCGCTTGACCGCGACAATGGTGGCAATGGTCAGCACCGCCACCAGCGTCGCCGAGATGTTGACCGTGCCGGCCGCCTGCCCGATCGCCATCAGTTTCGGCAGCAGCGGCCCGGGCTCCGGACCGCTAAGCTTCAGCCCGAACAGCTCGACGATCTGGCCGGAGAAGATGATGACGGCAATGCCGGCGGTGAAGCCGACCGTCACTGGGTAGGGAATGAATTTGATGTAGGTGCCAAGCCTGAGATAGCCGATGGCAAGCAGGAACACGCCGGCCATAATCGTCGCCAGGAGCAGGCCGTCGACACCTTCGCGCTGCACCGTTGCCGCCACCAGCACGATGAAGGCGCCGGCCGGGCCGCCGATCTGGAAGCGGCTGCCGCCGAGCGCCGAGACGATGAAACCGCCGACGATCGCGGTGAACAGGCCGCGCTCCGGCGTCACGCCCGAAGCGATCGCAATCGCCATCGACAGCGGCAGCGCGACGATGGCGACGGTCAGCCCGGCCATGAAGTCGGCCTTGAACTGCGGCAGGTGGTAGCCCTCGCGCCAGACAGTCACCAGCTTCGGCGTGAACAGTTCGGCAAATGTCGGCTTTGCCGACTTTTGGGCCGACCGATGGGTGGATTTGTTGACCGACTTGTGGGTCGGTTGATGCGCTGCCTGCCGTGTCTGATCCATGGACTGCCTTCCGCACATGAAGGCGGCGGGATCGTCGGCAGGAGTGTCGGCGGTCGCCGTCGCGACTTATGCCGGCTCAGCCCTGGGATCTGGCGGCACGGCGGGTTTGAGGCGCACGCCCCTGCCGCCACGCTCGCTGGCCTGGTTCTCGCCGATCAACTCCACCCCGGCCTCGTCGAGCGCCTGGATGACCTTCATCAGCGTATCGACCACGCCCCGAACCACGCCGTCGCTCGCTTCCATGCGCTGGATGGTTGGAAGCGAAACGCCTGCGCGCTCAGCGAGCGTCTTCTGGTCGATGCCGGCCAAGGCCCTTGCGGCACGCATCTGTGCGGCAGTGATCATTGGTCGGAACCCATGTCTGAGTCTGCAGTAGTAAGGTATAATACCATTGTCATGATGTTTCAAGCATCAATATGAATGTCTGAGGCGTAACCCTCATGCCCGGTTGTCCATTTTCCGATACTTTCCGGGGATTGCGAGCTAGGGTGTCGTCCATCTGGGGCAGGGGGTAATGCGGTTGACTGTTTTCAAGACCTTGATGACATCGGCGTGCTTGCTGTCGATGGTTCTGGCCCTGGCAGGCTGTGGTGGACACCTCATCAACAGATTGATCTGAGCACAAGGCTGGAGTGCAGTCAGGCGCCATCGGCATCGTCGCCCACCACCTTGCGGCGCTGCAACGCGCGCGCCACCAGCCAGCACAGCATCGCCCAGGCGAAGCCGGCGCACCAGCCGGCCAGCACATCCGACGGCCAGTGGACGCCGAGATAGACGCGGCTGACGCCGACCAGCACCGTGGTCAGCACGGCCAGCGACAAGACGTAGATCTTCGTCGCCCTTCCATGCAGGAAGCGCGCGGCGAGAGAACCGAGCGTGAGGTAGGTCACCGCCGAAAGCATGGCGTGGCCGCTCGGGAAGGAAAGCGACGTCTCGCTGACCAGATGCGAAACGAGCTCGGGCCGCGGCCGGTCGACCCCTACCTTGAGCAGGCTCGACAGCACCTGGCCGCCGGCCACGGCGACGAAGATGAGAAGCGCGGTCCCCGGCCTGCGGATCAACAGAAGATAGATGATCATCGCCGCCGTGATCAGCACCAGCACGCTGGCGCTGCCGAGGCTGGTGATGTCGCGCACCGCCCCTTCCAGCCATGGCGGGCCTAAGGGAATGCCGGGCTGGCCCGCCTGGCGGAAGGCAAGCAGGATTTCGGTGTCGAAGGCGTGCGGCGCGGTTGCCCGCGCCACCTCCATCAGCTCCTCGAAGCCCCACAGGCCGCCGGCGATGACCAGGCCGGCCAGCAGGACCGGGAATTCGATGCGGTTGAACAGGGTGTTTGCGGTGTCTTTCATCACAACGGTATCGCAGTCCTCATCTGGATCAGCGCCCTTGCAGATAGGGTCCGAGCGTGATCAGCGCCACGGCGGCGATCGCCAGCACGATGCCGGTGGCCTGCAGCGCGTTGACGCGCTCGCCGAAGAACACCAGTGCAACGACGTTGACCGAGACCAGCTGGATGACTGCCGAAAGGCTGAACGACACCGACATGCCGAACTCGCGGATCAGCCGCAGCATGATCAGATTGCCCAGCGAATAGAGCGCCAGCGTCAACAGGATCTTGCCCAGGCTCGGCGCCAGTCCCCATTGCTTGGCGGCGGTTGCCGCCAGAAGGAAGATCACCGTCGAAAAGCCAAGCTGCAGCAGTCCCGAAAAACTCAACGTCCCATCCCCCTCGAAGCGGCTGCCGCCGCATGTGCCGCGGACCTTGTTTCGCAAGCGCTTCGAGACGTCAAGCGACCTCGTTCTAACGAAGGTCTTGGCAACGGCAAGACTGAGGCTCAATGTGCCGATATCGCCTAGCTGATCGATGGAGGGGCGGTCAGGGGCTCATGATTCGTATTCTGCATAACTTGACGCGGCGCTGGAGCGAGCTTTCCCTTGCCCTGCAATTCCTCGTTGCCGGAGGCTTTGGCCTTCTGGCCGTCATGCTGGTGGTGGGCGCCTGGGTGACGTCGCAGATCCGGGACGGCGTCATCCGCAATTCGGCCGCCACGACGGCGCTCTATGTCGACAGCGTGATCGCGCCGCTGCTGCCGGACCTGCGCAAGAGGGAGGAGCTCAGCGATTCCGCCAAGCAGGCGCTCGACGAGACGCTCGGCCAGGGCGCGCTCGGCAAGCGCCTGGTCTCGTTCAGGCTCTGGCGCCCCGACGGCACCGTGCTCTATGCCAAGGACGCGACCTTGATCGGCCGCCGCTTCGATCTGACAGACAGTCTCCGGTCCGCCTTCCAGGGCAACGTCACCGCGCAATTCGATGTTTTCGATGGAGACGAAGTCAAGGAGCGGACCGTCGGCGTGCCGTTGCTGGAGATCTACAACCCCGTGCGCGAACCCTGGTCCGGCGAGGTGGTGGCCGTCACCGAATTCTTCGAGGTCGCCACCGATTTCAAAGCCACGCTGGCCTCCGCCCTGCTGTCGAGCTGGCTGATCGTGGCCGGCACCACCTTGACGGCCTTTCTGCTGTTGTCGAGCATCGTGCTGCGCGCGAGCCGCACCATCGACGATCAGCGCGGAGCGCTGCGCCGCCAGGTGTCCGAGTTGCAGGGGCTGGTGACGCAAAACAGCGCCTTGCGGCAGCGTGTGCAACGGGCGTCCCGCCGGGCCACCGCCCTCAACGAACGATACCTGCGCCGGATCGGCGCCGACCTGCATGACGGACCGGCGCAACTCGTGGCCCTGGCGGCGCTGCGCATGGACAGCCCGGTATTCTCCGGCGACGGCAATTGGGGCGAAAACCGCGCGACCGAGGTCGCGATGATCCGCAAGACGCTGGAGGATGCGATGCGCGAAATACGCGGTATCTGCACCGGTCTCGTCTTGCCGCAGATAGAAACGGCCGCGGCAACGGACATATTGCGGCTGGCCGTCGATGAACATGAGCGCCGGACGGGAACGTCGGTGACGCTCACACTGCCCAGGCATTTGCCTGAACTCGGCGCTTCCGAGAAGATCAGCATCTATCGTTTCGTGCAGGAAGGGCTGAACAATGCCTATCGCCACGGGCGGGCCAAGGATCAGACGGTGCGGGCCGGGATGAAGAATGGCAGGCTTTTTGTCGAAGTGTCGGACGGCGGGCCGGGTTTCGACCCGGCGCGGGTCGACGGGTTGGGGCTCGCCGGTCTCAGGGAGCGGGTCGAAAGCATTGGCGGCCAGTTCGAGACCTTGACGGGAGCGCAAGGCACACGATTGGTGATCAGTCTTTCGGTCGAGGAGCAAGCATGATTGGGGCTATCCGTATCGCTATTGTCGACGATCATCCGCTGTTTCGCGAAGGCGTGACGCGCAGCCTGTCGGAGATCGGAGGTTTCGAGATCGTCGGCGAAGGCGCGACAGCGCAAGATGCCGAACGCATCGCCTCAACGGTGCGCCCTGACATATTGCTGCTCGATATCTCGATGCCGGGCGGCGGCCTGTCCGCGGTTGCAAGCATCCTTGCCGACCATCCCGCCCAGAGGATCGTCATGCTGACTGTCTCGGAGACCAATGCCGATGTAACCACGGCGCTGAACGCAGGCGTGCAGGGCTATATCCTCAAGGGTGTCGGATCGCGCGCGCTCGCCGACATCCTGCGCAATGTGGCGGCCGGCGAGAGCTATCTTTCGCCGGCGCTGTCGGCGCGGCTGCTTTCCGATCTCCAGTCCCCGCAAGCCACCAACGGCGTGACGGACCGGTTGCGGCAACTCACCGAACGGCAAACGGAAATCCTGCGGCTGGTGGCGGAAGGGCTCTCCAACAAGGAGGTCGCCTTGCGCCTGGAGTTGCAGGAGAAGACGGTCAAGCACCACATGACCGGGGTGCTGTCGAAACTCAATGTGCGAAACCGCACTGAAGCGGCGCTCATGATGCGCGAGTTGCGCGACCGGGACAGAAGCCGCTCTTAGAGCAACTCCAGGAAAGCGGTTTTTCCGGGAAAAGCGCGTAGCGCTTTCCCTGGGGAATTGCGTCAAAACAAAGAGCCAGGCCATTGCGGGACCGCGCGAGGCCCGGACAAGGAAATGTCACCTCCGCCGGGGGCGGCGGAGGTGACATGTGAAACCGGCCGTTGCCTGTTGGCCGGTTTCACAAGGCCTTTAGCCGGCTGACGTCGGCCGGCGTGGCTCGGCGGTCGATGATCGTGCGACCCAGCGCATCCTTCATCTTGAAACGGCCGTTCTCGATCTTTTCGGTGATGCCGTCGGGATGCGTGACGGTGATCTTGTTGCCGCTCACCTCGACCTTGTCGCCGGTCGAGACGTTGACATGGCTGACGCCATTGTCGCTCTGACCCTTGCCGGATGCCGAGTTGTCACCTTTGCCATCCGTTCCGGAATTGCCGCTGTTTCCATTCCCGTTGCCGCTGTTACCACCATTGCCGCCGCTGCTGTTACCGCCGCTACCACCGCCGCTGCTGCTGTTACCGCCGCTACCGCCACTGCTGCTGCTGTTACCGCCGCCGCTGTTACCGCCGTTGCCACCGCCATTACCGCCGCCGTTGCCACCGCCGTTACCGCCGCCGTTGCCACCGCCATTGCCGCCACCGTTACCACCGCCATTGCCGCCACTGGCGGCCTGTGCCGACGCGGCGTCGATTCCGGGGTTGGAGTGGTGCAGGGCAATTCGATAGGGAATGATGGTCAACGCCAGGGCAGCCGCCGAAACGAGCGTCAGCCGGCCACACCGGGCCGTGATCGATCCGTGCATCATGATCTCCGTCGATTGAGCCGGCGCGCCCACCCCAACGTTGCAACCCGCAACATCGCCGAAAGATGTATTGGCCGGAAGCGACCTCCGACCGTTGCGTTTGTCCTCCAGGACCTTTGCAAGCGCAAGGTTGGACTAAAGTCCGACATCACGGGTGACATCCGCCTCGCCCGGAGCGTCGGGGCAGGTATGATGTCACGAAAATGTGATCAGCCGGCTGTAGGGGTCGAAGGGCGACAAAAGCTCCAGCCACTCCAAAGCCAGAGGCCCCTCATGACCGAACATCGCTCCTCCGACACCCGATTCCGCACCAGCCTGCTCGAGGAAAACGACGGTCCGGCCATCAACCCCACCGAAAACCGCACCATGGGCGAGATCATCGCCGCGCGATTCTCACGCCGGGGGTTCCTGAAGGGATCGCTCGCCGTCTCGGCGATCGCCGCGACCGTCGGCCCGCTGGCCTTGACCGCCGCCGACGATGCCCGCGCCGCGGAAGGCTCGGCCTTCAAATTCGACGAGCTCCAGGCCGGCATCGACGACAGGCATCATGTCGCGCCGGGCTACGACGCCGACGTGCTGTTGCGCTGGGGCGATCCGCTGTTTGCCGATTCGCCGGAGTTCGACCCGACGAAACAGTCGGCTGAGGCACAGGCCAGGCAGTTCGGCTACAACAATGACTATGTCGGCTACATCGCGATCGACGGCTCGGCCGAGCACGGCCTGCTCGTGGTCAACCACGAATACACCAACCCGCATTTGATGTTCCCGGGCATCGTTTCGATCGTCGAGAAGGACGGGAAGACGAAGGCCGAGGTCGCCCCGCTCTCGAAGGAGCAGGTCGATGTCGAGATGGCGGCGCATGGCGGCACCATCGTCGAGATCCGCAAGCAAGGTGGCAAATGGCAAGTGGTGCGCGACGGCAAGCACAACC from Mesorhizobium sp. 113-3-3 encodes the following:
- a CDS encoding DMT family transporter, with product MTHTTAHRLVWPMMATALVVSWSSGFVGIRYASENADVMLVLFWRTLMSGLTLLPFALLIGPHISARALVQQMVFGVAMMFLYLGGFALAIGQRVPTGLVALISDLVPLAIAALSQPVLGHRLTGRQWIGTALGVTGVLIVSVDSLSLGTAPAWAYLLTVASMMVLALATLMQKRMGTIHMPIHQSLCIQCLTAAILFAACAKWNGGLMPPLDARFGFGIAWLVLFSTFFCYSAYYASLRLYTASQVSSVIYLSPPVTMLWGWSVFGEPLSKAMLVGLAVTLFGVWFTSSGSAASKNFQLSRQQSG
- a CDS encoding haloacid dehalogenase type II; translated protein: MKLTDFKALTFDCYGTLIDWESGMIDGLKPLTERAPRGLSRNDILEAHARHEASQQKWTPGKRYRDLLAIVYKRLAEEWGVIVTPGECVAYGESVKDWPAFADSADALQYLKKHYKLIILSNVDNKSFSFSNRKLGVDFDAIYTAEDIGSYKPSLGNFDYMLEKLGTIGIEKREILHTAASMFHDHATANRSGLTSCWIHRRHADRGFGATMNPGDVPTVDFRFDSMADLVKAHAEEIAGG
- a CDS encoding SulP family inorganic anion transporter; translated protein: MDQTRQAAHQPTHKSVNKSTHRSAQKSAKPTFAELFTPKLVTVWREGYHLPQFKADFMAGLTVAIVALPLSMAIAIASGVTPERGLFTAIVGGFIVSALGGSRFQIGGPAGAFIVLVAATVQREGVDGLLLATIMAGVFLLAIGYLRLGTYIKFIPYPVTVGFTAGIAVIIFSGQIVELFGLKLSGPEPGPLLPKLMAIGQAAGTVNISATLVAVLTIATIVAVKRWRPGWPGMLIAVGLASLVVALLALPAETIGTRYGGIPRSLQWPALPALSLGKAVAVLPDAIAFALLGAIESLLSAVVADGMTGRRHRSNCELVAQGFANIASALFGGICTTGTIARTATNVRAGAHGPVSGMLHSLFLLVFMLVAAPLASYIPLAALAGVLAVVCWNMFEKQAFATLLRASRGDALVLMATFLIVVFRDLTEGIVVGFALGSILFIDRMAKSVAVEADLVQDDVADTVNAAGAYDASEASDADTIVYRISGAFFFGAASTVGSVLDRIADQRKNFILDCSAVPLFDSTAANVIESAAHKARRAGIRFVIAGAAPQIRRMLINHGVKRPLVTYAASISDARAQLAGTPARPVTH
- a CDS encoding helix-turn-helix domain-containing protein — translated: MITAAQMRAARALAGIDQKTLAERAGVSLPTIQRMEASDGVVRGVVDTLMKVIQALDEAGVELIGENQASERGGRGVRLKPAVPPDPRAEPA
- a CDS encoding phosphatase PAP2 family protein, producing the protein MKDTANTLFNRIEFPVLLAGLVIAGGLWGFEELMEVARATAPHAFDTEILLAFRQAGQPGIPLGPPWLEGAVRDITSLGSASVLVLITAAMIIYLLLIRRPGTALLIFVAVAGGQVLSSLLKVGVDRPRPELVSHLVSETSLSFPSGHAMLSAVTYLTLGSLAARFLHGRATKIYVLSLAVLTTVLVGVSRVYLGVHWPSDVLAGWCAGFAWAMLCWLVARALQRRKVVGDDADGA
- a CDS encoding sensor histidine kinase translates to MIRILHNLTRRWSELSLALQFLVAGGFGLLAVMLVVGAWVTSQIRDGVIRNSAATTALYVDSVIAPLLPDLRKREELSDSAKQALDETLGQGALGKRLVSFRLWRPDGTVLYAKDATLIGRRFDLTDSLRSAFQGNVTAQFDVFDGDEVKERTVGVPLLEIYNPVREPWSGEVVAVTEFFEVATDFKATLASALLSSWLIVAGTTLTAFLLLSSIVLRASRTIDDQRGALRRQVSELQGLVTQNSALRQRVQRASRRATALNERYLRRIGADLHDGPAQLVALAALRMDSPVFSGDGNWGENRATEVAMIRKTLEDAMREIRGICTGLVLPQIETAAATDILRLAVDEHERRTGTSVTLTLPRHLPELGASEKISIYRFVQEGLNNAYRHGRAKDQTVRAGMKNGRLFVEVSDGGPGFDPARVDGLGLAGLRERVESIGGQFETLTGAQGTRLVISLSVEEQA
- a CDS encoding response regulator — protein: MIGAIRIAIVDDHPLFREGVTRSLSEIGGFEIVGEGATAQDAERIASTVRPDILLLDISMPGGGLSAVASILADHPAQRIVMLTVSETNADVTTALNAGVQGYILKGVGSRALADILRNVAAGESYLSPALSARLLSDLQSPQATNGVTDRLRQLTERQTEILRLVAEGLSNKEVALRLELQEKTVKHHMTGVLSKLNVRNRTEAALMMRELRDRDRSRS